A genomic region of Miscanthus floridulus cultivar M001 chromosome 3, ASM1932011v1, whole genome shotgun sequence contains the following coding sequences:
- the LOC136547349 gene encoding LOW QUALITY PROTEIN: heat stress transcription factor B-4b-like (The sequence of the model RefSeq protein was modified relative to this genomic sequence to represent the inferred CDS: deleted 1 base in 1 codon), with protein MAFLVERCGEMVVSMESSHAKPVPAPFLTKTYQLVDDPCTDHIVSWGDDDTTFVVWRPPEFARDLLPNYFKHNNFSSFVRQLNTYGFRKIVADRWEFANEFFRKGAKHLLAEIHRRKSSQPLPTPLPPHQPYHHHHHHLHHHHLNPFSPPPPPPPTQPVYHHHFQEEPAAGGGNNEGSGGSGGDFLAVLSEDNRQLRRRNSLLLSELAHMKKLYNDIIYFLQNHVAPVTSPSSVVHASLPTSAGGAASSCRLMELDLADSPSPPRRPEDDGTVKLFGVALQGKKKKRAHQEDGDDNHEQGSSDV; from the exons ATGGCTTTCCTTGTGGAGCGGTGCGGCGAGATGGTGGTGTCGATGGAGAGCTCGCACGCGAAGCCGGTGCCGGCGCCGTTTCTGACCAAGACGTACCAGCTGGTGGACGACCCCTGCACCGACCACATCGTGTCGTGGGGCGACGACGACACCACCTTCGTCGTGTGGCGCCCGCCCGAGTTCGCCCGCGACCTCCTCCCAAACTACTTCAAGCATAACAACTTCTCCAGCTTCGTCAGGCAGCTCAACACCTAT GGCTTTAGGAAGATAGTGGCAGATAGGTGGGAGTTCGCCAACGAGTTTTTCAGGAAGGGCGCCAAGCACCTCCTCGCCGAGATCCACAGGAGGAAGTCGTCGCAGCCGCTGCCGACGCCGCTGCCACCGCACCAGCCctaccaccaccatcatcaccatctccaccaccaccacctcaacccgttctccccgccgccgcccccgccgccgacgCAGCCGGTGTACCATCACCACTTCCAAGAAGagcccgccgccggcggcggcaatAATGAAGGCAGTGGAGGAAGCGGCGGGGACTTCCTGGCGGTGTTGTCGGAGGACAACCGGCAGCTGCGGCGGCGCAACTCGCTGCTGCTGTCGGAGCTGGCGCACATGAAGAAGCTCTACAACGACATCATCTACTTCCTGCAGAACCACGTGGCCCCGGTGACGAGCCCCTCGTCGGTGGTGCACGCGTCCCTGCCCACCAGCGCCGGTGGCGCC GCGTCCTCCTGCAGGCTGATGGAGCTGGACCTGGCGGACTCCCCCTCCCCGCCGCGGCGGCCGGAGGACGACGGCACGGTGAAGCTGTTCGGCGTGGCCCTGCAGGGCAAGAAGAAGAAGCGAGCGCACCAGGAGgatggagacgacaaccatgagcaGGGAAGCAGCGACGTCTAG
- the LOC136547350 gene encoding uncharacterized protein, with translation MECKDRTKRSSVMLPYTFLPTMATRKLRDAANKMKEILGDYDAIHVRRGDLLKNRKDRFGVERSLHPHLDRDTRPEFIKKRIAKWIRPGRTLFIASNERTPGFFSSLSDKYRLAYSSNFSSILNPIIENNYQLFMVERLIMQGARTFVKTMKEFDKDLALCDDPKKNTKDWQEPVYTDD, from the exons ATGGAGTGCAAGGACCGGACCAAGCGTAGTTCTGTGATGTTGCCATACACTTTTCTGCCAACAATGGCAACAAGGAAACTGAGGGATGCAGCAAACAAG ATGAAAGAGATACTTGGTGACTATGATGCTATTCATGTGAGACGAGGTGACCTACTGAAGAATAGGAAAGATAGATTTGGTGTTGAGCGAAGTCTTCATCCTCATCTTGACAGAGATACTCGCCCTGAGTTTATCAAGAAAAGAATTGCAAAGTGGATTCGACCAGGTCGCACTCTTTTCATTGCCTCAAATGAAAGGACCCCAGGCTTCTTTTCATCTCTATCAGACAA GTACAGGCTAGCATATTCATCTAACTTCAGCAGCATATTGAATCCGATAATCGAGAACAACTATCAGCTGTTCATGGTGGAAAGGTTGATTATGCAAGGCGCGAGGACGTTTGTGAAGACAATGAAAGAGTTCGATAAAGATCTTGCTCTCTGTGATGATCCAAAGAAGAATACCAAAGACTGGCAGGAACCAGTTTATACAGACGACTGA